The stretch of DNA AGCCCGTTTTTATCCGGACTTTTTGGCCTGACTGGGCTGGTCCGAAATGGGCTGagccgcccgttttgacagctctagttgTAACAGGGCCGACTACTAGCCATGTGCTGCATGGGCTATGGTCTGGGGTCTCCTAGAAATGGAGGTCTCAACAAAAAATTATAGGATTGCAGTATTAGTAAATGAATGGTACAAAATAAGGAATTGTGTTTTTACAATTTGTGCAGATGTATTATCTGGGCTAATTTCAAAAGCCCAATCTGACAAACTCATTCATGGGGTTAAGGTTTAACAGGGTGCTCCTGAAATTAGCCATTTATTTTTTGCTGATGACAGTCTAATGTTCTGCAGGGCTTCTACTAGGGAGGTATCTACCATTCACAATATCATTCAAGCCTACCAAAATGAATTCTGGTCAACTAGTTAATTTATCTAAATCTGAGATGGTCTTTAGTAAAGGTGTTTCTGATGATACCAAGAGGGAAGTAGCTAGTATTCTTCTCATGCAAATTTTGAATCATTTTACTAAGTACCTTGGCATGCCTACAATTTTGGGAAGGTCCAAAAGacagatttttaattttatttaggaAAAAATTTGGAAGAAGCTTAAAGGATGGAAAGAGAAACATTTGTCTTTTACTGGTAGGGTACCCTTATAAAAGTTGTGGCTCAAGCTATCCTCACCTACTTAATGAGTAGTTTTCTGATTCCTAAAGGGGTGTGTGTGCAATTGGAACAAATGATCTGTAATTTTTGGTTGGGAAGCTCTAATGATCACAGAAAAATCCATTGGGTTATATGGTCAAAGGTTTGTACCCAAAAGAAGAATGGAGGTATGGGTTTCATGGATCTAAGAGCTTTCAATGAAGCTCTTTTGGCCAAACAATGATGGAGGCTTATCACAAATCCTAACTCCCTTGTAGCCCAAATTCTCAAAGCTAAGTACTACCCCAATGAGGTCTTCTTAAAAGCTAGACACAAGCAACAAATGAGCTATGCTTGGAAAAGTATTCTGCAGACTAGCTGGGTGATTAAAATAGACTAGCTGGGTGATTAGTCCATTGGGTCGGGTCAAGACGGGAGGATAACTGGATCCAACAAAAGGGTACTACTACTAGGTGCAGCCCCAAGCCTAACAACTTGAATCTTATCCAAGTTAGGGAGGTTATGGATGCTAACTATAATGAATGGAATGAGTCCATTATTAATCAGGTGTTTTTTCCCCATGATGCCCATATGATCCTTCAATTTCCTATCATTGATAGGACCCAGCCAGATACCCTCACTTAGGATGGCACACAAGATGATAATTACACAATGAAGTCTGGCTATCATGTCATTATGCATTGGAACAACCAATCTAATAACGCTACTTCATCCAACAACTCTAAAGAGATATGGAAGGTGTTATGGGATCTAAAGGTGTCTCTAAGCACAGTCACCTTCTGTGGAGAATACTCAATAATGTTAAACTAGTAAAAGGAAACTTATTCAAAAAAAGGGTCAGATGTGACCGTATATGCCCACAATGTTTTAACCATATAGAGACTATCCACCATGTGTTTCTGGAATGTGATTGGGCAAAGAAGGTTTGGTTTGCATCCACTCTAACTCTTAACCTTGACCAAAACCATCTAATAGACTTCTATGACTGGACTCTTTACATGATAAGTAATACAGACAAGGAATGCATggaaaaaattacaataatcaTTTATGCGATATGGAATGCGAGAAATCTATTGGTGTTTCAGGAAAAGATCTAACATTCTCAAGAGATTAGTACCATTGCATTGAATCAGCTATATGAGTATCAAACTCATGGTGATGTGAAGATCCAAAACCCTTGCGCTATGACCAACGGTGGCAGTAACGACAATTGCTGAAGTCCACCGCTTAGGGGCACCTTGAAAATCAATGTGGACGTTCACCTAAGCAGTGATGGTCATTGGTTTATAGGGATGGTCTTGAGACGGTCGGATGGAAGTGTCGTCGGAGCTGCAACTCGCATTCATAGTGGATCGACTGATGTTGTTACGGGAGAAGCTTTGGGTTTGTACGATGGCATTGACTGGATCGAAAAATTTGATGTACACCAGGTGATTATAGAGATGGACTCTCAGCTCCTTGTTAACGCCGTTAAAGGAAAAACTCTGATTAGGAAGAACTGGGGTTGTGTGGTTCGGCGATGCATCAAGCTCTTAGAAGATAACCCTAACATTGATATTAGATGGGTTAAGCGTTCTGCCAATAGAGTTGCCCATGATATGGCCAATTGGGCCGAAATAGAGCCTAATAGAGAGTGGGGTAATGATGTACCTTTGTGTATCTGGCCTTTTATCCAAAAGATAAGGGTCCTGTAATTCCTTAGTTTTTCTAATAAAGttagcttaaaaaaaaaattatttaagattatttttattttaaaatgagagATTTATTAGTCACAAAAGGATATAAACGTGATTAATCTATTGTGAAGGGTCCTAAAGATAAATTTCTAGACAGTTTATAGCTTTGGTATAGTATATTTTTCTCAAATGGAGATACATGTGGTAGAGATTGGCTTGTTTATCAAACTTTTCTTATGTTGGTGTcaattatgattattttttaattaatgttatttatgttattTGGAATTTAAATCAAggacaattttttaattttttttttacatttttctatTAAGacctatttttattatttccacAGAGTCTTCAAATTATAGTTGGAGCCCTGGTTTATGGGTATTGTTGTTTGCTTATCAGAATAATAAGAATTTGGTTAGTAGATAAATTTTCCCATTTGGATTAAAACATGTGTGGTTACATTctgttggcgttgtatggttggcctcattttgctaaaacatgtgatctttcctgatgtggaactgcatgcttccaccatccagtataagcaagatgttcggtacaatgcttcaacattggataccacatccagtaggccgggcctgtgtatgttgagatctcacgcctaagttctaaatatggaatccataataaatgttcgtttgtgataaggagtgttgtcacgcataattattaatggatctcgtgatcaagttttgcttgctaatcagatcttcaagttaaggaaacaaaacattttaattaaagaatattccttgaaggaaccattaatcaagctgtgctattgaagcctaattgaagacctagcctgagctagtgaaggttatttaaagaatgttgacaccattgttcaagtcactgaaaccagatttgagtcttacaaagcgtgagtttaggttttagtattgtgtctattgtgttctaagtcttgtgttgatttcccactagactaggaactgtgtgtttgtgcattgtaatatctctggagcttctaagcaaggagatagtgtgtgtataccattccaaagcttttaagcacggaagtggtgtgagtgttttatgaagtgtgtcttcacatattaaatctagaattgtacgatcacagtggctgtggttaagaggaggtgagcggaggttctcatacctaggtgtgtcttaggtagaatatagcacgggtggtgattaggtgagaagtcataaacgggaggtttattgagggcttcaaactaatactatcatagtggattcactcctggattggtatcccccagagtaggcttatgctgaactgggttaacaaattactgtgttaatttactttcagtttgtttagtttattattccttgtgtatgcgcggttggatgttggatcattgattcacgcattaaaagtgtattatagtggtgaagcgttgagtacaacatcttaactctagtgtgccagaatttcaattggcatcagagcaggcaccctgctcgAAACTCAGGGTGAACTTCAGGGACGGAAATTTCTGGtgagatggacaaggaaggaggaacggtttctaaaccaccactgctaactgggcctgagaactatgactactggaaagctaagatgatggtgtttcttaaatccattgatagcagaacatggaaagctgtagaaaatggatgggaacccccaatggtcattgataaggatggaaagGTAACAAGTGAAATCAAGCCTAATAAAGACTATTCTAAAGACGAGGATGACTTAGCTCTGGGAAATTCAAAAGCCTTGaatgccatattcaatggggtggacatcaacatgttcagacttgttaaacgatgcactgtggccaaacaggcgtgggaaatactcaggaaagcacatgaaggaaccaacaaggtaaagctgtccaaacttcagatgcttcgcacaaactttgaaaatctgagtatgaaggaagaagagactattcatgactttcacatgaatattttagaatttgcaaattcatttgatgccttgggagaacccatatcagatgaaaagctggtgagcaaaattctcagatctctacctaagaggtttgacatgaaagtaacagcaatagaagaatctcaggatctggccaacattcaagtggatgaactaataggctcacttcaaacctatgagatgagcataaaccaaagaaaagagaagaaaaacaaaagtttggctTTTACTTCTAATACTACAGAAGATGAAGAGATAAATatggagagtgatgaaagtttatctgaagccatggtgttacttggaagacagttcaaccgtatcatgaagaggatggataaaagaaataaattcaatggtccaagtatcaaatctgacttcaacaataagttcaatggtccaagcaccaaatctgacttcaacaaaCCTGTATCTAGTCAAAGGAGGACCAGAAGTGATGACAAAAGTACTGCATCTAGAGGAGTTCAGTGTCATGAGTGCGAAGGATTTGGTCATATCAAATCTGAATGCCCTACTTTTCTGAAGAAGAAGAGTCTTGCTgttacttggtcagatgaggatgattcagaagaagatgaaagtgaatctgctaaacttgtcaatgcattgacaggtgtctatgaatctgatgctgaatcatgcgatgaaacatcatatgaagaacttctggctacctataaggacttattcatcaggagcaatgaattctgcaaagccttggaaaaacaaaagaaggcgAATTGTCAACTACAGGCcgagaagaatgaatgtctggatataattaagactctcaacaaagaaattgaaaagctgaatgaagacttggagcatgctagaaaacaagttagagtctttgcatcaggagaagaaaagtttcaagCAATGCTGCTAAAACAAAGTGTAGGTAAGAAACCTATTGGCTTTGATTATGAGATAGTGGATCAAGAAATGGGttacaacaaagctacaatcactacccccattgataaaacttttcctgttagtggtgggttactacctcctcatcctcccacacatcagggaACTGACACATGGTTGAAATCCAAGCAGCATGTCCAGACGAACTCGATGCCTCAACATCCGCCTCACCATCGATACAACAGGCCTAGATCTAGGActaaaagaaggaattggaggtgtcattactgtggtaggaaagggcacatCAGACCTTATTGCTACAAGCTGTATGGCTATCCACAGAATTCACGGTCACTTGAACCCAAATCTGAGAACGTGAATGTCAAGAAAGAGTGGAAGAAAAAGGAAGATTGTGTAAGCTTGATAGCTCATACATCTCTGCGAgcatcatctagacaagattggtattttgacagtggatgctctagacacatgactggagtggaaggATATCTAGCCAATCTAagatcctatgccacaagttttgtaacttttggagatggagctaagggagaaataaaaggaattgggAACCTAATTGACAATGGGCTACCAAACTTAGACAATGTTTTGTTAGTTAAAGGACTTACAGCAAATTTGATTAGCATCAGTCAATTGTGTGACCAAGGCATGAAGGTGAACTTCACACAATCAGAATGTCTTGTTACAGATGGAGAAGGAAGACTGATAATGAAGGGAGTAAGGTCCAAAGacaattgttacttgtgggtgtctgaagaaggaaattatatgtctacttgtctcataagcaaaaatgaggaagtcaaactctggcatcaaaagttgggtcatctacacctgagaggaatgaaaaaggccatagctgaagaagcaatcagaggattacccaagctaaagatagacgaaggaacaatatgtggagaatgtcagataggcaaacaaaccaaggtggcgcacccaaggcttcaacatcaagctactaccagaacacttgaattgttacatatggatttgatgggacctatgcagattgaaagtcttggaggaaaaaggtatgcttttgttatggtggatgatttctctagatttacatggatagacttccttagagaaaaatcagatagttttgaaacatttagaaacttatgtgtacaacttcaaagagaaaaggagtCTGTCATCATAAgggtcagaagtgatcatggaaaggaatttgagaatagcaaattctatgatttctgtgcagcagaaggtatccaacatgaattctctgctcccataacaccacaacaaaatggtgtagtagagagaaagaatagaaccattcAAGAGTCTGCTAGGGTAATGCTTCAAGCCAAgggtcttccatatcaattctgggcagaggctatgagtacagcctgctacatacacaaccgtgtaacactcaaaaagggaacatctgcaaccttgtatgaattatggaagggaagaaagccaactgtgaaacactttcacatttttgggagtaaatgctacattcttgctgacagagaaccaagatgaaaacttgatcctaaaagtgaagaaggtatatttctgggatattctttgaatagcagagcctacagggtctataactcaaaaaccaaagtcattatggaaacgatcaatgttgtgattgatGATGCACCATCCACTCAACCACAGGATGTGGAAATAGATGTTGAACCATCCCCTGACAATTCTGATGAGATAACACAAAGTGAAAAGTCTGAATTAAAAGGTGAGGAATCTGATCAAGACTCTGTACCTGCCCCAGCAAAAGCACCATCTATTAGGACACAGAAGAATCACCCTAAAGATCTAATCATAGGTGATCCAGACCAGGGCATTGCTACCAGAAGAAAGATTGATGCTATCTCAAACActtgttttgtatcaaaatttgagcctaaaaacataaaagaggctcttactgatgagttctggattggagcaatgcaagaagaattgaatcaattcaagagaaatgaagtgtgggatcttgttccaagaccacatggagtaaatgtcataggtactaaatggatatacaagaataagtctgatgagaagggtacaataacaaggaataaggcaagactggtagctcaaggctacactcaggtggagggaattgactttgatgagacctttgctcccgtggcaagactagaatccataaggctgcttcttggtgtagcttgcatcctcaaactcaaactctaccaaatggatgtcaagagcgcctttctaaatgggtatcttcatgaagaagtgtttgttgaacagcccaaaggtttcatagatccaaatcatccggatcatgtctacaaactgaaaaaggctttgtatggcttgaaac from Trifolium pratense cultivar HEN17-A07 linkage group LG5, ARS_RC_1.1, whole genome shotgun sequence encodes:
- the LOC123886358 gene encoding uncharacterized protein LOC123886358: MVLRRSDGSVVGAATRIHSGSTDVVTGEALGLYDGIDWIEKFDVHQVIIEMDSQLLVNAVKGKTLIRKNWGCVVRRCIKLLEDNPNIDIRWVKRSANRVAHDMANWAEIEPNREWGNDVPLCIWPFIQKIRVL